From uncultured Desulfobacter sp.:
TCTTTTATATAAATCTCTGAGGATCAGGACTGGTTTAATCTGCGCTGGGATTCGGTCCAGTCAATGCGGCTTAAAAGTCCCCGGATAATTCTGACATCCCTGGATGACAGGCCCGCATTAGAGAATATCCTGCGGTAGGTCCGCAGTAGATGATCCGGGTTCTGGGGATCAAGATAATCAATATCTAAAAGCGTCTTTCTCATGTGGGCAAACATGGATTCAAGTTCTTCTCCCCGGGCAGGATCTTTAACCCCGGGATCATGGAAATTTTTTGCAGCCCCGGATTTAAGGGATGCTTCGTAAAGCAGCACTGCCAGGGAGTGGCTCAGATTCATGGACGGGTAGCCGTCATGGGTGGGGATGGTGATAAAATACTGGCACAACTCCAGGTCTTTTGTCTCAAGACCGGTATCCTCCGGCCCCAGAACCAGGGCACTGTGATGTTCCTGTTTCTGGGCTTCAATCCGGGCCCCTGCCGTGGCAGGTGTTAAAAACCCTTTTCTGTATTTGCCGAACCTGCGGGTAGTGCCGTATGCGGAATGGACGTCAAAAAGTGCCTGCTCCAGGGTTTCAAATATTTGCGCCTGTTCAAGGAGATGAAAAGCGGACAGGGCCATTTTTTTTGCTTCAAGGGATTTATAAGCACTGCAGGGGCTGACAAGACGCAACCGGGTGCAACCGAAGTTCATCATAACCCGGCACACCGCACCAATATTGATGGGCCCCTGGGGACGGACCAGGATAATAGTGAGATTGTTCATGGTATTTTTATCCTTGAGCATTGGATTTTCAGTTTTTGGGGGATTCCAGAATCAGGGTGACAGGTCCCTGGTTGATCAATGATACGTCCATATTGGCCTGGAATTTTCCTTTTTTGACCCCAACGCCCAGTGAAGCTGCCCTTTCAGCAAAAAAACGGTAAAGCCGACATGCAGGTTCCGGCGGGGCTGCATCCGTGAACGAGGGGCGCCGTCCCTTGCGGCAGTCTGCCATAATCGTGAACTGGGAAACTACCAGAAGCTCGCCTTTGACATCAAGAAGAGACCGGTTCATTTTTCCCTTATCATCTTCAAATATTCTTAAGTTGATGATTTTGTCCACCAGGTATTCGGCGTCTTTTTTTTTGTCGCCATGGGCCACGCCCAAAAGTACCACCAGTCCTGTTTCAATGCTGGATATAATCGTGTTGTCTAAGGTCACATGGGCTTTTTTAACCCGTTGAACAATGGCTTTCATCGGTTTCCTTAGGATTGGTCTGGTTTAAATCCGGGGGTAAAAAATTCAGGCGGGCGTTATGCACCGGGGCCTGGGCCAGTTCGTGGAAAAGCCCATATCTTTTAAGGACTGAACCGCCTTGTCCACAAACATGCCTGCCTGTTCTTTGCTGTGTGCGTCGTCACCGGGAACCACGGGGATGCCCAAGTCCTTTGCCCTTTCCAGAATTGCCGGGGTCAGGTAAGGCGTTTTTTCTCCTTTGGCCAGGGGGCGCAGGTTATAATCCAGCACCAGTCCCAAATCTTTTATCACAGAAAGATTGCGCTGGATGCGTTCAGCAATTTCGGGTTTGTCAAGCCGTGTTTCAAAGTCAGAATCATAAATGCGTATAAGATCAAAATGACCCACAACAAAGGGATGCAGATCCAGGATCATTTCATACTGGGCGTCAAAATAGGCCATATACATGGCATCAAGGCCGTTGAAGTCCGCTGCAATGGCCTCATAGTCCTGCCTGGAATAGTCAAAACATCTGTCATTGAGATGGTGGACCGAGCCCACAATATAGTCGGGATTAAATTTCCGGATCAACGACCGCACCAGTGCCGGGCTTCCGGTGACGGTTTCGGTCTCAAATCCCTTAAATATCCGGATATCTGACTTATATTTTTGTTTAAGCCGTTCCAGTTCAAAAAAATATTTTGAAAACCGGTCCCCAAGGTCCTTGACCGAAAAGCCTTGCTCAAGCTCATCCGGGTAGATGAGCCGGTATTCGGGCGGAGGCATGTGCTCACTGATACCCACGGCTTTGAATCCTTTGCTGATATATGCCTTTATCAGGTCTTCAAGGCTGTCTTCAGCATGGCAGCAAAACTGGCCTGAATGACCACCATGAAGGGATATGAGTTCAGAATCAATCATGGAGCGGACTTTAACACCAAGCCGGGAGTAAAATCAAGGTCGGGGTTATCTGGGCACAAGACATTAAATTGATTGTTGCAATTTTCGACAAGGGATGTTTAATTTCCAATTATGTTGACAGTGAACTATCGTTAACCAAAGGAAAAAAAGAATGCCAACAGTATTTAGATCTGGTCCTTATCGGTTCTTTTTTTATGCTGGTGATCGAGATGAACCATATCACATCCATGTGGAACGAGATGATAAAGTCGCTAAGTACTGGCTTGATCCGATCCGACTTCAAAATAATGGCGGGTTCAGTCGCTTTGAATTAAAACAGATTCGAAGTATAATTGAAAAAGAACAAAAATCCTTTATGGAGGCATGGAATGAATATTTTGGCTGTTGAAATTCAAATCCCTTATGCCTTGGATGTTTACACATCTGAAGAGGCACTTACCGTTGATTTAAGCGACGGTCGTACAATTTCTGTCCCATTGGGTTGGTATCCACGTCTTGAGCATGCCGATCCTGACGAAAGAGCAAATTGGCGGCTTATTGGTAAGGGACGTGGTATCCACTGGACTGACATTGATGAAGACATAAGTGTGGAGGGCCTTCTTTCTGGAAAACCTTCTGGTGAAAGTCAAGAGTCTTTTAAAAAATGGCTCCAGAATAGAATTCCCCGCCCCAAAACCGCATAAATTTACAGTGGAGGGGCCAATTAAATTCAATTTTTGTTCTAAACCGTTCTACCTAAAAACGAATAGACAAAATATGCCTATAACCATATTCGCCTATTCTGCTCAGATCGGCCGATTGATCATTAATTTGTCTCACGCGGATGAAAAGACTATAGTGTAACACTCGATGATCAAGTTTTTGTTAATTTACCCAACTTCGGCGTTGGAAATAATTTTTAATCCTCAAAATATATTGTATATTCCTCCGGTTAAAAATTGTTTCCGCCTTGAATTTGAACAAATTCCCTAAAAACTTGATGATCGAGTAACAATGAAGTTAGGAAGTGAATCATGAAGGTAATATCAGTATTCAATAATAAGGGGGTGTCGGAAAAACGACACTTACATTTCACATTGCACATGCGCTATCCGAAATGGGACACAAAGTTCTGATTATCGATGCTGATCCGCAATGCAATTTGACAATATATTCTTTAACTCAAGAGTACATACATAATATTTGGGAAGTAGAAGATCCTTTTATCGACGAAGGTTACGAGTCAACAAAGGCTAAGCTTGATAAAGATGAATTCCAAAAGATTTCTTCAAATCCACGTAGCATCCATTACCTTTTAAAGCCAACAGAAGAGGGCACCGGCGATCACGAACAATGGGCACCTCCCATTGCCCTTTCTAGCAACCTTCACATAATTCCAGGTCGATTAACCCTTCATCTATATGAAGAAAAGGTGGCGAGTAGGTGGACAGATATATACCGTGGCGAACCACTTGCAATTAGAACTATTACAAGAATTCGAACATTATCCGAAAAATATGCGAAAATATATAGTTATGATTATGTACTTATTGATACATCGCCAAGCCTTGGTGCATTAAATAAAGTAATTATTTCAACAGTGGATGGTTTCTTCATTCCTGCATCTCCTGATTTATTCAGCCTTTATGGAATCAAGAACATCGGCAAATCCTTAAAAGCCTGGAAAGATGAGTTTAACGTCATTTATAAACTCATATCTGAGGAAAAACGAGGAGCATTTCCTAAAGACTTTGTGACTTTCCTTGGATACACAATTTATAATGCAAAGAAGTATTCTGGCGTTAACAACGATTGGAATTTAGCTCAGGCTCATTTAAAATATGCAAGTCAAATCCCCAGCACAATACGGGAAAATAGTCAAGAAAGTATGAGAGCCCACCTTACAGATAAGCAGTTAGATTCGCCTATTGGTTTGACATCTGTCATGCATAGCCATAATACTTTTCCATCCATGGCTCAGCACTACAACAAA
This genomic window contains:
- a CDS encoding DUF2442 domain-containing protein: MNILAVEIQIPYALDVYTSEEALTVDLSDGRTISVPLGWYPRLEHADPDERANWRLIGKGRGIHWTDIDEDISVEGLLSGKPSGESQESFKKWLQNRIPRPKTA
- the dtd gene encoding D-aminoacyl-tRNA deacylase → MKAIVQRVKKAHVTLDNTIISSIETGLVVLLGVAHGDKKKDAEYLVDKIINLRIFEDDKGKMNRSLLDVKGELLVVSQFTIMADCRKGRRPSFTDAAPPEPACRLYRFFAERAASLGVGVKKGKFQANMDVSLINQGPVTLILESPKN
- a CDS encoding histidinol-phosphatase, which translates into the protein MIDSELISLHGGHSGQFCCHAEDSLEDLIKAYISKGFKAVGISEHMPPPEYRLIYPDELEQGFSVKDLGDRFSKYFFELERLKQKYKSDIRIFKGFETETVTGSPALVRSLIRKFNPDYIVGSVHHLNDRCFDYSRQDYEAIAADFNGLDAMYMAYFDAQYEMILDLHPFVVGHFDLIRIYDSDFETRLDKPEIAERIQRNLSVIKDLGLVLDYNLRPLAKGEKTPYLTPAILERAKDLGIPVVPGDDAHSKEQAGMFVDKAVQSLKDMGFSTNWPRPRCITPA
- a CDS encoding RNA methyltransferase, whose amino-acid sequence is MNNLTIILVRPQGPINIGAVCRVMMNFGCTRLRLVSPCSAYKSLEAKKMALSAFHLLEQAQIFETLEQALFDVHSAYGTTRRFGKYRKGFLTPATAGARIEAQKQEHHSALVLGPEDTGLETKDLELCQYFITIPTHDGYPSMNLSHSLAVLLYEASLKSGAAKNFHDPGVKDPARGEELESMFAHMRKTLLDIDYLDPQNPDHLLRTYRRIFSNAGLSSRDVRIIRGLLSRIDWTESQRRLNQS
- a CDS encoding DUF4160 domain-containing protein, whose protein sequence is MPTVFRSGPYRFFFYAGDRDEPYHIHVERDDKVAKYWLDPIRLQNNGGFSRFELKQIRSIIEKEQKSFMEAWNEYFGC
- a CDS encoding AAA family ATPase, whose translation is MGHKVLIIDADPQCNLTIYSLTQEYIHNIWEVEDPFIDEGYESTKAKLDKDEFQKISSNPRSIHYLLKPTEEGTGDHEQWAPPIALSSNLHIIPGRLTLHLYEEKVASRWTDIYRGEPLAIRTITRIRTLSEKYAKIYSYDYVLIDTSPSLGALNKVIISTVDGFFIPASPDLFSLYGIKNIGKSLKAWKDEFNVIYKLISEEKRGAFPKDFVTFLGYTIYNAKKYSGVNNDWNLAQAHLKYASQIPSTIRENSQESMRAHLTDKQLDSPIGLTSVMHSHNTFPSMAQHYNKPMWQVPDLPNLEGEHKNTLRGSRTKYLATKEHYEIFCNDLISRIDLLG